Proteins found in one Nitrospirota bacterium genomic segment:
- a CDS encoding carbon monoxide dehydrogenase beta subunit family protein — translation MQDARRMPTYRVLPGPEAFLPPAAAMLGVMTPDEGEVLVEGRPVPVAEGMEIAARRLLEAKNPTIFPGPLVLWRWCDRAAEEATAVKELAEAIPAHVIPMADYRPKYPKIHPDREINPNHPNLTIWYNRIDVCVFVGVHCHQANIALKIIRGGTNCYTIALCTFHGDEEANLTIRDLTASTIRQLADTVKRLKVSPTKRSKSQPGSRS, via the coding sequence ATGCAAGACGCCCGAAGAATGCCCACGTACCGCGTCCTTCCCGGCCCCGAAGCATTCCTTCCCCCGGCGGCTGCGATGCTGGGCGTCATGACGCCCGACGAGGGAGAGGTCCTCGTTGAAGGACGACCCGTTCCGGTCGCCGAAGGGATGGAGATTGCGGCCCGCCGACTGCTGGAGGCCAAAAATCCCACGATCTTTCCGGGTCCCCTGGTGCTCTGGCGGTGGTGCGACCGGGCGGCGGAAGAAGCGACGGCCGTGAAGGAGCTCGCCGAAGCCATCCCCGCACACGTGATTCCCATGGCCGACTACCGACCTAAATACCCCAAAATTCATCCGGACCGAGAGATCAACCCGAACCATCCGAATTTGACGATCTGGTACAACCGCATTGACGTCTGTGTGTTCGTCGGGGTGCACTGCCACCAAGCCAACATCGCGCTGAAGATCATCCGGGGTGGAACCAATTGTTACACCATTGCGCTCTGCACGTTCCACGGCGATGAAGAGGCCAATCTGACCATCCGCGACCTCACCGCCTCGACGATCCGGCAATTGGCCGACACCGTCAAGCGGCTCAAGGTCTCGCCTACAAAACGATCGAAGTCTCAACCGGGTTCACGATCCTGA
- a CDS encoding thiamine pyrophosphate-dependent enzyme, which produces MTPVAATSPAAPSGLTWCPGCGHRQAFDALVSALQREGVAPSDTVVVTGMGCASLVSFHLNAYGLHGVHGRVLPLAIGVKAANPRLSVIVVAGDGDTGSIGLTHLLHAARRNYDLTYLILDNLSYGMTGGQPSATSNQNGRHPLNVLSLVLAAGGTFVAQSVAWEIERTSVLIGRALRHRGFSVVNILSPCPTFHRVDQGAAVSEAPAESDGGLIAAIGTAFTPNAMPVGVLYETERPPDDLTGASNPRRQRWEHESIIEGILDKHQIVWR; this is translated from the coding sequence GTGACTCCGGTCGCTGCGACGTCGCCCGCCGCCCCAAGCGGCCTCACCTGGTGCCCGGGCTGCGGCCACCGCCAGGCGTTCGACGCACTGGTCAGCGCGCTCCAACGCGAGGGAGTCGCGCCGTCCGACACGGTCGTGGTGACCGGCATGGGATGCGCAAGCCTGGTCAGCTTTCACCTCAACGCTTACGGTCTTCACGGCGTGCACGGACGGGTGCTTCCCCTGGCGATCGGAGTCAAAGCCGCTAATCCACGGCTTTCCGTCATTGTCGTGGCCGGAGACGGCGACACGGGATCAATCGGCCTCACGCACCTGCTCCACGCGGCCCGAAGAAACTATGATCTGACCTATCTGATTCTCGACAACCTGTCGTACGGCATGACGGGTGGCCAGCCTTCGGCGACGAGTAACCAGAACGGCCGACACCCGTTGAATGTGCTCTCCTTGGTACTCGCGGCGGGCGGCACCTTCGTGGCCCAGTCCGTAGCGTGGGAGATCGAGAGAACGAGTGTCCTCATCGGCCGTGCGCTCCGGCACCGTGGTTTTTCAGTCGTGAACATTCTGTCGCCGTGTCCGACGTTTCATCGGGTGGACCAGGGCGCCGCGGTGAGTGAAGCGCCGGCGGAATCCGATGGCGGATTGATCGCCGCGATCGGGACCGCCTTCACTCCCAACGCAATGCCCGTGGGCGTGCTGTACGAAACGGAGCGGCCGCCGGACGACCTCACCGGAGCGAGCAACCCGCGACGTCAGCGGTGGGAGCACGAATCTATCATCGAAGGCATCTTGGATAAACATCAGATTGTCTGGCGTTGA
- the hyfB gene encoding hydrogenase 4 subunit B, with translation MFDPAVIVPPALFSLMTAHVAGALVPLIAPWRDEAKNRLAHGSAIVACAAGVLVGIGGLLAPEPLVFSLPSTIPLLTIQLRLDPLSAFFVFVISLSGVAASIYALGYVREFYERHSIGALGALYHGFLLSMILVVTADDAFFFLIVWEVMSLVSYLLVVTEHEKAETRYAGFFYLVMTHVGTAFILIAYLVFYQQTGSFTFDTFRQSGHALPEGFRTIAFVAAFIGFGAKAGIVPLHVWLPYAHPAAPSHISALMSGVMIKTAIYGLIRVYFDFLGGAFPWWWGFAVLAIGAVSALLGVMYALMEHDLKSLLAYHSVENIGIILLGIGAGMIFQSYGLSHLAALGLLAGLYHTMNHAMFKGLLFMGAGSLLYATHTRNMEEYGGLIRAMPWTAFFFLVGSISISALPPTNGFVSEWLTFQSLFLSFMLPDLLMKILIPIGAAMLALTGALAVACFAKAFGVAFLAMPRSHHAKNAKEAPLPMLVGMGTLATVCVALGLAPMLVVPVLDRVIAPFTGAQLAQSVVTEGGWALMPMGVGFASISTPVLTILLAVIIPATLLGVFLFAGKLKRRFYKTWGCGINLKPSMEYTATGFAQPIRQVFSTIYRPTVKIEKDMLEESRYFARRMRFEVHIEPTFQRYLYDPVVWVFNMVANRLRVVQAGSLHLYLAYIFLTLLALLLWVG, from the coding sequence GTGTTTGATCCGGCGGTAATCGTTCCTCCAGCCCTGTTCAGCCTCATGACCGCGCATGTCGCCGGCGCGCTGGTCCCCCTCATCGCGCCCTGGAGGGACGAGGCCAAGAACCGGCTGGCCCACGGCTCCGCGATCGTGGCGTGCGCGGCGGGCGTGCTCGTCGGGATCGGCGGCTTACTGGCTCCCGAACCCCTCGTCTTCTCGCTTCCATCGACCATTCCGCTGCTCACCATCCAGCTCCGTCTGGACCCCCTGTCCGCCTTCTTCGTGTTCGTCATCTCTCTCTCGGGTGTCGCGGCATCGATCTACGCGCTGGGGTACGTCCGCGAGTTCTACGAACGCCACTCGATCGGCGCCTTGGGCGCCCTGTACCACGGCTTTCTGCTCTCGATGATCCTGGTGGTGACTGCGGACGACGCCTTCTTCTTCCTCATCGTGTGGGAAGTCATGTCCCTCGTCTCGTACTTGCTGGTGGTCACCGAACACGAGAAGGCGGAAACCAGGTACGCGGGTTTCTTTTATCTGGTGATGACCCATGTGGGCACCGCATTCATCCTCATCGCCTATCTGGTCTTCTATCAACAGACCGGCAGTTTCACGTTTGACACATTTCGCCAGTCGGGCCACGCCCTCCCCGAAGGCTTCCGAACCATCGCCTTCGTGGCGGCGTTCATCGGGTTCGGCGCCAAAGCCGGCATCGTTCCCTTGCACGTGTGGTTGCCCTACGCTCACCCCGCAGCCCCATCGCACATTTCGGCCCTGATGTCCGGCGTCATGATCAAGACGGCGATCTACGGTCTGATCAGGGTGTATTTCGACTTTCTCGGCGGCGCGTTCCCCTGGTGGTGGGGCTTTGCCGTGTTGGCCATCGGAGCCGTGTCCGCACTATTGGGAGTCATGTACGCGTTGATGGAACACGACCTCAAGAGCCTGCTCGCCTATCACAGCGTGGAGAATATCGGCATCATTCTGCTGGGGATCGGCGCGGGCATGATCTTTCAATCGTACGGCCTGTCGCATCTCGCCGCGCTCGGCCTGCTCGCCGGGCTATACCACACCATGAACCACGCCATGTTCAAGGGACTCCTGTTCATGGGAGCCGGGTCGTTGCTCTACGCGACCCACACCAGAAACATGGAGGAATACGGCGGACTGATCCGCGCCATGCCGTGGACCGCATTCTTCTTTCTGGTGGGGTCGATCTCGATCTCGGCGCTCCCCCCCACCAACGGTTTTGTCAGCGAATGGCTGACCTTCCAGAGTCTCTTTCTCAGCTTCATGCTCCCCGACCTCTTGATGAAGATCTTGATTCCGATCGGCGCGGCCATGCTGGCGCTGACCGGGGCCTTGGCGGTGGCCTGTTTTGCCAAGGCATTCGGGGTCGCGTTCTTGGCCATGCCGCGCAGCCACCACGCCAAAAACGCCAAGGAGGCGCCCCTACCCATGCTCGTCGGGATGGGCACGCTCGCCACTGTATGCGTGGCGCTCGGACTGGCACCCATGCTGGTGGTGCCGGTCCTCGATCGCGTAATCGCGCCATTCACCGGCGCCCAGCTCGCGCAGAGCGTGGTCACGGAAGGGGGGTGGGCGCTCATGCCCATGGGGGTCGGGTTCGCCAGCATTTCCACCCCGGTGCTGACAATCCTGCTCGCGGTGATCATCCCCGCAACGCTCCTAGGGGTGTTCCTCTTCGCGGGAAAACTGAAACGACGCTTTTATAAGACGTGGGGATGCGGCATCAATCTCAAGCCGAGCATGGAATACACGGCCACCGGCTTCGCGCAGCCGATTCGTCAGGTCTTCAGCACGATCTACCGCCCAACTGTGAAGATCGAGAAAGACATGCTGGAGGAATCCAGGTATTTCGCCAGACGGATGCGGTTCGAGGTGCACATCGAGCCGACGTTTCAACGATATCTCTACGACCCCGTGGTGTGGGTGTTCAACATGGTGGCCAACCGGCTCCGCGTGGTGCAGGCGGGAAGTCTGCATTTGTATCTTGCGTACATTTTTCTGACGTTGCTGGCGTTGCTGCTATGGGTCGGGTAA